A stretch of the Polyangiaceae bacterium genome encodes the following:
- a CDS encoding ABC transporter permease, translating into MAVAAAEQTGGEPGFFQSLTRGPLAGLEGVGQFVLLTTRTLTWMIRPPYRLGQLLSAMDFIGVQSVFIVSLTGIFSGMVLALQTVNSLRQFGAEGSVGAIVAISLAREIAPVFSALMVTARAGSSMAAEIGNMRVTEQIDALVTMGVSPVQYLLSPRMLASVLMGPLLCVLYGCVGMVGAWVVAVKWLSVDPGVFVSNIERYLELKDFWMGMIKSAVFGFLVSAISCNQGFFASGGARGVGLATTRAVVQSAVALLIANYFITDWLTEL; encoded by the coding sequence ATGGCCGTGGCGGCAGCAGAACAGACGGGTGGCGAGCCGGGCTTCTTCCAGAGCCTGACTCGGGGGCCACTCGCCGGGCTCGAGGGCGTGGGGCAGTTCGTGCTGCTCACGACGCGAACGCTCACCTGGATGATCCGCCCGCCCTATCGCCTGGGGCAGCTGCTGAGCGCCATGGACTTCATCGGCGTGCAGTCGGTGTTCATCGTCTCGCTCACGGGCATCTTCAGCGGCATGGTGCTGGCTTTGCAGACCGTCAACAGCCTGCGTCAGTTCGGCGCGGAAGGCAGCGTCGGCGCCATCGTCGCCATCTCGCTGGCGCGCGAGATCGCTCCCGTGTTCAGCGCGCTGATGGTCACCGCGCGGGCCGGCAGCTCCATGGCCGCGGAGATCGGCAACATGCGTGTGACCGAGCAGATCGACGCGCTGGTCACCATGGGCGTGAGCCCGGTGCAGTACCTGCTCTCGCCGCGCATGCTTGCCTCGGTCTTGATGGGCCCGCTCCTGTGCGTGCTGTACGGGTGCGTCGGCATGGTGGGAGCGTGGGTCGTAGCGGTGAAGTGGCTGAGCGTGGACCCCGGTGTGTTCGTGTCGAACATCGAGCGCTACCTCGAGCTCAAGGACTTCTGGATGGGCATGATCAAGTCCGCGGTGTTCGGCTTCTTGGTCTCCGCCATCTCGTGCAACCAGGGCTTCTTCGCCAGCGGCGGCGCTCGTGGCGTGGGCCTCGCCACCACGCGCGCCGTGGTGCAGAGCGCGGTGGCGCTCTTGATCGCCAACTATTTCATCACCGACTGGCTCACGGAGCTGTGA
- the tsaE gene encoding tRNA (adenosine(37)-N6)-threonylcarbamoyltransferase complex ATPase subunit type 1 TsaE has protein sequence MSVVELPSRRATKQLARSLAPHLRAGDLLVLSGELGAGKTFFVRALCRALGLPERVSVTSPTFALIVEHDTRPPLAHADLYRLSAAREVRDLGLDHQRDEGRLVVVEWGEPWIELLGGDALVLTLGLGPRRASFRATGPRSGQILAEFSGKG, from the coding sequence GTGAGCGTCGTCGAGCTCCCGAGCCGCCGCGCCACCAAGCAGCTAGCGCGCTCGCTGGCGCCACACCTCCGCGCCGGTGACCTTCTGGTCCTGTCTGGCGAGCTCGGGGCCGGCAAGACGTTCTTCGTGCGCGCGCTGTGCCGCGCGCTGGGCCTACCCGAGCGCGTGTCGGTCACGAGCCCGACGTTCGCGCTGATCGTCGAGCACGACACGCGGCCTCCGCTCGCTCACGCGGACCTGTATCGGCTGAGCGCGGCCAGAGAGGTCAGGGACTTGGGCCTCGACCACCAGCGTGACGAAGGCCGGCTGGTCGTCGTGGAGTGGGGCGAGCCCTGGATCGAGCTCTTGGGTGGCGACGCGCTCGTCCTCACGCTGGGGCTCGGGCCGCGCCGCGCGTCATTCCGGGCCACCGGACCGCGCTCGGGGCAAATTCTGGCGGAATTCTCGGGGAAGGGCTAA
- a CDS encoding VWA domain-containing protein: protein MAKRFVGIGLWAALGTFALSQACGSAEDGGIAGGDGGVSAGGKGGGSAASGATSGSGGGLILEGGPGDGSLTDANACATETQKAEPLPLDIYIMLDKSGSMLGTKWTSTVSAINSFVNDAQSAGIGVGLDFFPDNPECSIGTYSTPSVPIAVLPGNATNISGALSSTGPSGGTPTLPAMQGALSYAQTHAIKNPDHVVVIVLATDGQPNDCSSSVGGVSGIAQQGVNGSPKILTFVIGVGSALSNLNQIAQAGGTNSAFIVDTSGNVGQQFIDALNAIRGAALACEYLIPKPQTGTVDPTKVNVTFTPDGGQPETWPKYANEAACPPTGNGWYYDNDISPTKILLCPGTCSMVKNTKGQVDVLFGCATKGPA from the coding sequence ATGGCCAAGCGGTTCGTGGGGATCGGACTCTGGGCAGCCCTCGGCACCTTCGCGCTTTCGCAGGCCTGCGGCAGCGCGGAAGACGGGGGGATCGCCGGCGGCGACGGCGGCGTCTCGGCCGGCGGCAAGGGCGGCGGCTCGGCCGCCAGCGGCGCGACCAGCGGCAGCGGCGGCGGCCTGATCCTGGAAGGTGGCCCTGGCGACGGCTCGCTCACCGACGCCAACGCCTGCGCCACGGAGACGCAGAAGGCCGAGCCCCTGCCGCTCGACATCTACATCATGCTCGACAAGTCCGGCTCCATGCTCGGCACCAAGTGGACGAGCACGGTCAGCGCCATCAACTCGTTCGTGAACGACGCGCAGTCCGCGGGCATCGGCGTCGGCCTCGACTTCTTCCCGGACAATCCGGAGTGCTCGATCGGCACGTACTCGACCCCGAGCGTACCCATCGCAGTCTTGCCGGGCAACGCGACCAACATCTCGGGCGCGCTCTCGAGCACCGGGCCGAGCGGCGGCACGCCGACGCTGCCAGCGATGCAGGGCGCCCTCTCCTACGCGCAGACTCACGCCATCAAGAACCCCGACCACGTGGTCGTCATCGTGCTCGCCACGGACGGGCAGCCCAACGACTGCAGCAGCAGCGTGGGTGGCGTGTCGGGCATCGCGCAGCAAGGCGTCAACGGCTCACCCAAGATCCTGACCTTCGTGATCGGCGTGGGCAGCGCGCTCTCGAACCTGAACCAGATCGCTCAGGCCGGCGGCACCAACTCCGCGTTCATCGTGGACACCAGTGGCAACGTCGGCCAGCAGTTCATCGACGCATTGAACGCCATCCGCGGCGCGGCGCTGGCCTGCGAGTACCTGATCCCGAAGCCGCAGACGGGCACGGTGGACCCCACGAAGGTCAACGTGACCTTCACCCCGGACGGCGGCCAGCCGGAGACCTGGCCGAAGTACGCCAACGAGGCGGCCTGCCCCCCCACGGGCAACGGCTGGTACTACGACAACGACATCTCCCCGACCAAGATCCTGCTCTGCCCGGGCACCTGCTCCATGGTCAAGAACACCAAGGGCCAGGTGGACGTGTTGTTCGGCTGCGCTACCAAGGGACCGGCCTGA
- a CDS encoding succinate dehydrogenase translates to MSDLVATDRRTFVRRRVMSLCGVVPLGVFTLAHLLAMAQAVRGPEAFSGALARLTPLRMALEAALIGVPLLVHAGIGLSIATKARPNVGSYPYSGNLAWALQRASGVVVLLFLLVHLWEYRVKVLLGQTASADFHTDLVASLSSAGPFGFPVHAVAYLLGVAATVYHLANGVVGFSASFGLVTSARALHRVQLFSNVLGALLFLLSAATVIHLATGTATPWGRS, encoded by the coding sequence GTGAGTGACCTCGTAGCGACGGACCGACGCACCTTCGTACGACGGCGCGTGATGTCGTTGTGCGGCGTGGTGCCGCTCGGAGTCTTCACGCTCGCTCACCTCTTGGCCATGGCGCAGGCGGTTCGCGGACCAGAGGCGTTCTCGGGCGCGCTCGCCCGACTGACTCCGCTGCGAATGGCGCTCGAGGCCGCCCTGATCGGAGTCCCCCTCCTGGTGCACGCCGGCATCGGCTTGTCCATCGCCACCAAGGCGCGACCCAACGTCGGCAGCTATCCCTATTCGGGCAACCTTGCCTGGGCCCTTCAGCGAGCCAGCGGCGTGGTCGTGCTGCTCTTTCTCCTCGTGCACCTCTGGGAGTACCGCGTGAAGGTCCTGCTCGGGCAGACCGCCAGCGCCGACTTCCACACCGACCTCGTGGCCAGCCTGTCCAGCGCTGGACCATTCGGCTTCCCCGTCCATGCTGTCGCCTACCTCCTGGGCGTCGCCGCCACCGTGTACCATCTGGCCAACGGCGTCGTCGGCTTCTCCGCGAGCTTCGGCCTGGTGACCAGCGCCCGGGCGCTGCACCGCGTGCAGCTCTTCTCCAACGTGCTCGGCGCGCTCCTGTTCCTGCTGAGTGCCGCCACGGTGATCCACCTGGCGACCGGAACCGCGACGCCCTGGGGAAGATCGTGA
- a CDS encoding FAD-binding protein: MSEPVLVVGEGIAGQAVALALLDRGVPVLLVARSPAEHAESTHRHEGLEAALGADDSPARHLDDLVALAGEPARPFLEAMTEAAPELVSALAQLDVPFERTRKGELALSRLPGASRPRAVHAGCQTARHVSRRLSQRLLRHEVDGLLERELGWSVVELLLDDEGHARGAVALCFASGESRAFAATGVCLASGGHAGSFMADTLAPAGLGAVTGLALRHGARVVAPERVSFHPFCYRAGGFLRRLPRRLESLGAELDAGLLDLSKLDRAPLRLAAGPALDAYARATGADPYAEPVAVESAPDRSLGGLWVDLDHATSVPGLYAVGGVTAAYFGEATSPGTPLTAALHAARPAAGAIERYRLERGEPKSLGSRLAAAEKRSDEAARAWLSRDDQGACVEEIAREVRQTLAAGSGDLDALEERLKKAHLGDASLRANSALHLALELAPALLLARRILASPGDA, encoded by the coding sequence GTGAGCGAGCCCGTGCTGGTCGTCGGCGAAGGCATCGCCGGGCAAGCAGTGGCGCTCGCGCTCCTGGACCGCGGCGTGCCCGTGCTGCTCGTGGCCCGGTCGCCCGCGGAGCACGCCGAGTCCACGCACCGGCACGAAGGTCTCGAGGCTGCCCTCGGAGCCGACGACAGCCCCGCGCGCCACCTCGACGATCTGGTGGCGCTGGCCGGGGAGCCCGCGCGCCCGTTCTTGGAGGCGATGACCGAGGCCGCGCCGGAGCTGGTGAGCGCGCTGGCCCAGCTCGACGTGCCCTTCGAGCGCACGCGCAAAGGCGAGCTCGCACTCTCCCGGCTCCCGGGAGCGAGCCGGCCGCGCGCAGTTCACGCCGGCTGTCAGACCGCGCGACACGTGAGCCGCCGGCTGTCGCAGCGGCTGCTTCGCCACGAAGTCGATGGCCTCCTGGAGCGCGAGCTCGGCTGGAGCGTGGTCGAGCTCCTGCTCGACGACGAGGGGCACGCGCGCGGCGCCGTGGCGCTCTGTTTCGCCAGCGGCGAGAGCCGCGCGTTCGCTGCCACGGGCGTCTGCCTCGCGAGCGGCGGTCACGCGGGCTCGTTCATGGCGGACACTCTGGCGCCAGCCGGCCTCGGCGCGGTGACCGGGCTGGCGCTACGCCACGGCGCGCGCGTGGTCGCCCCGGAGCGCGTGAGCTTCCACCCGTTCTGCTACCGCGCCGGCGGCTTCTTGCGACGTTTGCCCCGCCGCCTGGAGAGTCTGGGGGCCGAGCTCGACGCGGGGTTGCTCGATCTCTCGAAGTTGGATCGCGCCCCGTTGCGGCTCGCCGCGGGGCCCGCGCTCGACGCCTACGCGCGCGCGACCGGCGCCGACCCGTACGCGGAGCCCGTGGCCGTGGAAAGCGCGCCCGACCGCAGCCTCGGCGGCCTCTGGGTAGACCTGGATCACGCCACTTCGGTGCCCGGCCTCTACGCCGTGGGCGGCGTCACCGCCGCGTACTTCGGCGAGGCCACCAGCCCTGGCACCCCGCTCACCGCCGCGCTCCACGCCGCCCGCCCCGCAGCTGGCGCCATCGAACGTTACCGCCTCGAGCGCGGCGAGCCGAAGAGCCTGGGCTCGCGCCTGGCTGCTGCCGAGAAGCGGAGCGACGAGGCGGCTCGCGCGTGGCTGAGTCGTGACGACCAAGGCGCGTGCGTGGAGGAGATCGCGCGCGAGGTCCGCCAAACCCTCGCGGCCGGAAGTGGCGACCTGGACGCCCTCGAAGAGCGCCTGAAGAAGGCCCACCTCGGCGACGCGTCGCTCCGCGCAAACTCGGCGCTGCACCTGGCCCTCGAGCTCGCTCCGGCACTGCTCCTCGCCCGTCGCATCCTCGCCAGTCCGGGGGACGCATGA
- a CDS encoding 4Fe-4S dicluster domain-containing protein: MTVLRIQRQDSPSAPETLRFEEFQVEDGPGDSIATALFSVRQRPVTTDGQRVAPVAFESACRADGCGACTLLVNGHVRPACRTLLADARPKRGPVVLAPLSKFPLVRDLVVDRSRLRAARKKLGAWLEEPPAAHVPLALAELDRCTECGACFEACPETSAGRYVGAAALNEVRLLNELAAGAPAQGRRLDASMADGGVAGCGKAQVCIEVCPERIPLFDSILVLQRQTTRRWLRTLLRR; encoded by the coding sequence ATGACCGTGCTGCGCATCCAGCGCCAGGACTCCCCGAGCGCCCCGGAGACGCTGCGTTTCGAAGAGTTCCAGGTGGAGGACGGCCCGGGAGACAGCATCGCCACCGCGCTGTTCTCCGTTCGGCAGCGGCCTGTCACCACCGACGGCCAGCGCGTCGCGCCGGTCGCCTTCGAGTCCGCGTGCCGCGCCGATGGCTGCGGGGCCTGCACGCTGCTCGTGAACGGCCACGTGCGCCCCGCCTGCCGCACGCTCCTCGCTGACGCGCGACCGAAGCGTGGCCCCGTGGTGCTCGCGCCGCTCTCCAAGTTCCCGCTCGTGCGCGACCTGGTGGTGGATCGAAGCCGCCTGCGCGCGGCGCGCAAGAAGCTCGGCGCCTGGCTCGAGGAGCCGCCGGCGGCTCACGTCCCGCTCGCGCTCGCCGAGCTCGATCGCTGCACCGAGTGCGGTGCCTGCTTCGAAGCTTGTCCCGAGACCAGCGCGGGGCGCTACGTGGGCGCTGCGGCACTGAACGAGGTGCGGCTCTTGAACGAGCTCGCGGCCGGCGCGCCGGCGCAGGGCCGACGCCTCGACGCGAGCATGGCCGACGGTGGCGTGGCGGGCTGCGGCAAGGCTCAGGTCTGCATCGAGGTCTGCCCCGAGCGGATCCCGCTGTTCGACTCGATCCTGGTGCTCCAGCGCCAGACCACTCGACGCTGGCTCAGGACGCTACTACGCCGCTGA
- a CDS encoding DUF1624 domain-containing protein, with product MTIANRRSEPGLDLYRALVVLMMFVVHARRLQTPAGAGVLESSLAFFMWAEPFIAASFLFIAGAAASLAHERAGSALLPTTLRRALSLYALAVVLFVPQYGLELPDLLVSPGILSAIALALVTTALALRSPAPELALCALGIGVLGVTASLDRSGATLPGLNAGPGGAFPLVAFTALGALAMRAWRRTGRRAFGFGLALALPVLGVVLWLGQSWITERSSLYRVHDGQLALLHLTQESPRAPVRFWNHSALGALALIAPLLASLWAALFAGRRLAERRLLAPMLVLGRHALAAYVVHLGLLGAVELAGLSPSTPAETWGLCAGLALACFALAWALEARALRTASSPPGKPPAGTPAGDTGADQSLRRRT from the coding sequence GTGACGATCGCGAACAGGCGCAGCGAGCCGGGGCTCGATCTCTACCGGGCGCTGGTCGTGCTGATGATGTTCGTCGTCCACGCCCGGCGGCTCCAAACGCCGGCTGGCGCGGGTGTCTTGGAGTCGTCACTCGCGTTCTTCATGTGGGCGGAGCCGTTCATCGCCGCGTCGTTCTTGTTCATCGCGGGCGCAGCGGCGAGCCTCGCGCACGAGAGGGCAGGCTCGGCGCTTCTACCGACGACGCTTCGTCGCGCCCTGAGCCTCTACGCCCTCGCTGTCGTGCTGTTCGTGCCGCAATACGGCCTCGAGCTGCCTGACCTCTTGGTCTCGCCGGGGATCCTGTCCGCCATCGCTCTCGCCCTGGTCACGACGGCGCTGGCGCTCCGGAGCCCGGCGCCGGAGCTGGCCTTGTGCGCTCTCGGTATCGGCGTGCTCGGGGTGACGGCCTCCCTCGATCGCAGCGGCGCCACGCTGCCCGGGCTCAACGCGGGACCGGGTGGCGCCTTTCCGCTTGTCGCGTTCACGGCGCTCGGGGCCCTGGCGATGCGCGCCTGGCGCCGCACGGGCCGGCGAGCGTTCGGCTTCGGCCTCGCGCTGGCGTTGCCGGTGCTCGGCGTCGTGCTCTGGCTGGGCCAGAGCTGGATCACCGAGCGCTCGTCGCTGTACCGCGTCCACGATGGACAGCTGGCCCTGCTCCACCTGACACAGGAGTCTCCGCGCGCGCCGGTGCGGTTCTGGAACCACTCGGCGCTAGGCGCCTTGGCCCTCATCGCGCCGCTCCTGGCGTCGCTCTGGGCAGCGCTTTTCGCTGGCAGGCGGCTCGCCGAACGACGCCTGCTCGCTCCCATGCTGGTGCTGGGGCGCCACGCGCTCGCGGCCTACGTGGTGCACCTCGGCCTGCTCGGAGCCGTCGAGCTCGCCGGCCTCAGCCCAAGCACGCCGGCGGAGACCTGGGGTCTTTGCGCCGGCCTCGCCCTCGCTTGCTTCGCGCTGGCCTGGGCGCTCGAGGCGCGCGCGCTCAGAACAGCTTCATCACCACCCGGTAAACCGCCAGCGGGTACACCGGCAGGCGATACGGGTGCAGACCAAAGTCTTCGTCGCCGAACTTGA